In Colwellia sp. M166, a genomic segment contains:
- a CDS encoding Gfo/Idh/MocA family protein, translating into MTLKVAILGIGNMGKNHLRVLSMLRGVEVTNIFDFNKEQLVQLSEQYQVPYTTDANAAIEGVDAVVIVTPTSTHFDYFTLCAGKVKNVFIEKPLAETLEQGIKIKELAEKHNMFIQCGFIERFNPVVSELKRVLENEEVINIDFSRTNRLSSRITDVDVVLDLMIHDIDLALYLNGPVKSVVAHGKEEHGLVAFASALLHHENGSLSRVLASRMTEKKQRSIQVTTVGAYIDAELVRKELVVHKQSTMTQEEGSPYIVSSLEQQIEVKPQEALLVEHQAFIAACNGDISKELPTIDSGVDSLKISELVLEQINNV; encoded by the coding sequence ATGACATTAAAAGTAGCCATATTGGGCATTGGAAATATGGGGAAGAACCACCTTCGTGTTTTGAGTATGTTACGAGGTGTTGAAGTTACTAATATTTTTGATTTTAATAAAGAGCAATTAGTACAACTTTCCGAGCAATATCAAGTGCCATATACCACCGACGCTAATGCCGCGATAGAAGGTGTTGACGCGGTTGTTATTGTGACACCGACTAGCACCCATTTTGACTACTTCACTTTATGTGCAGGTAAAGTAAAAAATGTTTTTATTGAAAAGCCTTTAGCTGAAACACTTGAACAGGGTATTAAAATTAAAGAGTTAGCTGAAAAGCATAACATGTTCATTCAATGTGGCTTTATTGAGAGGTTTAATCCTGTAGTATCTGAGCTAAAGCGAGTTCTAGAAAATGAAGAAGTTATAAATATTGACTTTTCGAGAACCAATAGGCTAAGTAGCCGAATTACTGATGTTGATGTAGTGCTAGATCTGATGATACATGATATTGATTTGGCGCTTTACCTAAATGGCCCAGTGAAAAGTGTGGTAGCACATGGTAAAGAGGAGCATGGGTTAGTTGCTTTCGCTTCCGCATTGCTACACCATGAAAATGGCTCACTTTCACGAGTTTTAGCAAGTAGAATGACAGAAAAAAAGCAACGTTCAATTCAAGTTACAACTGTAGGTGCATACATTGATGCTGAATTAGTAAGAAAAGAGTTAGTCGTTCATAAGCAGTCTACAATGACCCAAGAAGAAGGAAGTCCGTATATAGTATCCTCTCTTGAACAACAAATAGAGGTTAAACCTCAAGAAGCATTACTTGTTGAACATCAGGCTTTTATTGCAGCATGTAATGGTGACATATCGAAGGAATTACCAACTATTGATAGTGGTGTAGATTCATTAAAAATAAGTGAATTAGTTTTGGAGCAAATAAATAATGTTTAG
- a CDS encoding DegT/DnrJ/EryC1/StrS aminotransferase family protein, translating into MQFIDLKTQYALLKEKIDTNIHKVLDHGQYVMGPEVITLETELAKYTGTKHCISCSSGTDALVMALMAHDIGEGDVVITTPFTFIATAEAIKFVGATPLFIDIDIETFNISPKLIEEALNDISKNKNTIHSKICTDAAKIKAIISVDLFGLPADAVKINKIAKDFGLVVIEDAAQGFGGSIDDNKAGSLADIGCTSFFPAKPLGCYGDGGAIFTDNDDIANKLKSIRVHGQGEDKYQNVRLGLTGRLDTIQAAVLLPKLEVFDSEIEQRQNVAKLYTANLANVDGVTTPTTPDGYVSAWAQYTLMAKDDNHRTAIMDHLKNNNIPVAVYYPIPLHEQKVFESLGYNPGDFSVSSNAAKRVFSLPMHPYLETKDIETICDLIGTL; encoded by the coding sequence ATGCAATTCATAGATTTGAAAACACAGTACGCTTTATTGAAAGAAAAAATAGATACTAATATTCATAAAGTATTAGATCATGGCCAATATGTTATGGGGCCAGAAGTTATAACTTTAGAAACAGAACTTGCTAAATATACTGGAACGAAACATTGTATTTCTTGTTCATCAGGTACAGATGCTTTAGTTATGGCATTAATGGCACATGATATTGGCGAAGGGGACGTTGTCATAACAACACCCTTTACTTTTATTGCCACTGCAGAAGCGATAAAGTTTGTAGGAGCTACACCATTATTTATAGATATAGATATTGAAACCTTTAATATCTCGCCAAAATTAATTGAAGAAGCATTAAACGACATATCTAAAAATAAAAATACAATTCATTCTAAAATTTGTACTGATGCAGCCAAAATCAAAGCAATTATTAGTGTTGATTTATTCGGATTACCTGCAGATGCTGTAAAAATAAATAAAATAGCTAAAGATTTTGGTTTAGTCGTCATTGAAGATGCTGCACAAGGTTTTGGTGGCTCTATAGATGACAATAAGGCTGGCAGCCTGGCCGATATAGGTTGCACATCTTTCTTCCCAGCTAAGCCGCTAGGTTGTTACGGCGACGGTGGTGCTATCTTTACAGACAATGATGACATAGCAAATAAATTAAAGTCTATTCGAGTACATGGACAAGGTGAAGATAAATATCAAAATGTTCGCCTAGGTTTAACCGGTAGATTAGATACCATACAAGCGGCAGTGTTATTACCTAAATTAGAAGTCTTTGATAGTGAAATTGAACAACGCCAAAATGTTGCAAAGTTATACACAGCTAATTTGGCGAATGTTGATGGAGTTACAACGCCGACAACTCCTGATGGTTATGTTAGTGCCTGGGCGCAATACACGTTAATGGCGAAAGATGACAACCATAGAACTGCAATTATGGATCACTTAAAAAATAACAATATTCCTGTCGCTGTTTATTATCCTATTCCATTACACGAACAAAAGGTATTTGAAAGTTTAGGCTATAATCCGGGCGACTTTTCCGTTTCTTCAAATGCCGCCAAAAGAGTCTTTAGCTTGCCAATGCATCCTTATTTGGAAACTAAAGATATAGAAACAATTTGTGACTTAATTGGAACGTTATAA
- a CDS encoding Wzz/FepE/Etk N-terminal domain-containing protein: MKNHKLHGSTSQEVDAINSSEFYQQHQLSEDDEIDLAELWHAIWSGKLLIIAITALFAISSIIYAINQPNIYKATILLAPASEQGGAGGLAKMAGQFGGLASLAGINLGSSGTDKTGLALEILKSRFFIEQFINKHQLLVPLMAAKNWDVNTKKLILNDEVYNEKTQTWLGEGNTSKSSEPSAWQSYKAFKAALSVDKSAETGMITLTIEHYSPEVATQWLVWLVNDINVTMREKDKAEAQRSIDYLSKKLQETQLADMQTVFYQLIEQQTKTIMLAEVSEEYVLKTIDPANAPEEKAKPKRALIVVLGTMLGGILSVLIVLIRYFTNKGNNDDTNKLAETMSGAANAVQITAQTTNK; this comes from the coding sequence GTGAAAAATCATAAATTGCACGGAAGTACTTCACAAGAAGTCGACGCAATCAATTCAAGCGAATTTTATCAGCAACACCAGCTTTCTGAAGATGACGAAATTGATCTAGCAGAGCTGTGGCACGCTATTTGGTCTGGCAAGCTACTGATCATTGCTATTACTGCCTTATTTGCAATCAGCTCAATAATTTATGCGATTAATCAACCTAATATATATAAAGCGACAATATTGCTGGCCCCAGCCAGTGAGCAAGGTGGGGCGGGCGGTTTAGCTAAAATGGCCGGCCAGTTTGGCGGTTTAGCAAGTTTGGCTGGAATTAACCTTGGCAGTAGCGGTACTGATAAAACAGGTCTTGCGCTTGAAATATTAAAATCGCGCTTTTTTATTGAGCAGTTTATTAATAAGCACCAGTTATTAGTGCCTTTAATGGCTGCCAAAAATTGGGATGTTAATACTAAAAAATTAATACTAAATGATGAAGTTTATAATGAAAAAACTCAGACATGGCTCGGTGAAGGCAATACATCAAAAAGTTCTGAACCATCGGCATGGCAGTCTTACAAAGCTTTCAAAGCTGCTTTATCCGTAGATAAGAGTGCTGAAACAGGCATGATCACATTAACCATTGAACATTACTCTCCTGAAGTTGCGACGCAATGGCTAGTATGGTTGGTGAACGATATCAATGTAACCATGCGCGAAAAAGATAAAGCCGAAGCACAACGTAGTATTGATTACTTGTCTAAAAAACTTCAAGAAACTCAATTGGCCGATATGCAAACAGTATTTTATCAACTAATTGAGCAACAAACTAAAACCATCATGTTGGCGGAAGTCTCGGAAGAATACGTCTTAAAAACCATTGACCCTGCCAATGCTCCAGAGGAAAAAGCCAAACCTAAACGTGCCTTAATTGTAGTGTTGGGTACCATGTTAGGCGGTATTTTATCTGTGTTAATTGTGCTAATTCGTTACTTTACTAATAAGGGTAACAATGATGACACTAACAAATTAGCTGAAACCATGTCTGGTGCTGCTAATGCTGTTCAAATTACAGCACAAACTACAAATAAATAG
- a CDS encoding Gfo/Idh/MocA family protein yields MKNFALIGAAGYIAPRHMKAIKETGNNLVAALDKNDSVGIIDSHFPNADFFTEYERFDRHVDLLKRSGTQIDYVSIATPNYLHDSHIRFALRNDAHAICEKPLVLNPHNIDALQIVQEETGKHVYNILQLRLHQSIIDLKAYVAEEIAKNPNKVFDIDLTYLTSRGHWYFTSWKGDDNKSGGIATNIGVHFYDMLGWVFGDIKKNEAHVKQEDVNAGYLEFKHAKVRWFLSVNYDYIPAEIKASGQRTYRSITVDGKEIEFSGGFTDLHTKSYEHILTGGGFGLEEARKSIEIVSDIRNQDVVVNSSDIHPFVSKVTGK; encoded by the coding sequence ATGAAGAATTTTGCTCTTATTGGTGCGGCTGGTTATATCGCACCTCGTCATATGAAGGCGATCAAAGAAACAGGGAATAACCTAGTTGCCGCATTGGATAAAAATGATTCTGTTGGAATTATTGATAGCCATTTTCCAAATGCTGATTTTTTTACCGAGTATGAACGTTTTGACCGCCATGTTGATCTTTTAAAGCGCAGTGGCACTCAGATTGATTATGTCAGCATAGCCACACCGAACTACCTTCATGACTCTCATATTCGATTTGCCCTGCGAAATGATGCGCATGCAATTTGTGAAAAACCTCTGGTATTAAATCCGCATAATATTGATGCGTTACAAATAGTGCAAGAAGAAACAGGTAAGCATGTTTATAATATATTACAGCTTCGTCTGCACCAAAGCATTATCGATTTAAAAGCCTATGTAGCAGAAGAAATAGCTAAAAATCCCAATAAGGTTTTCGATATCGACTTAACTTATTTAACCAGTCGTGGCCACTGGTATTTTACGTCATGGAAAGGTGATGATAATAAGTCAGGTGGTATTGCGACCAACATTGGCGTGCATTTTTACGATATGCTAGGTTGGGTTTTTGGTGATATTAAGAAAAATGAAGCGCATGTAAAACAAGAAGATGTTAACGCCGGCTATTTAGAGTTTAAACATGCAAAAGTACGTTGGTTTTTGTCAGTCAATTATGATTATATCCCAGCAGAAATTAAAGCGTCAGGGCAACGAACTTATCGCTCAATTACTGTTGATGGTAAAGAAATAGAATTCTCAGGTGGTTTTACTGATTTGCATACCAAAAGTTATGAGCATATTTTGACCGGTGGTGGCTTTGGCTTAGAAGAAGCTCGTAAAAGTATTGAGATAGTAAGCGATATTCGCAATCAAGATGTTGTGGTTAACTCATCTGATATACACCCGTTTGTAAGCAAAGTCACTGGCAAATAA
- a CDS encoding acyltransferase, giving the protein MKAYYQHESAIVDDGAIIGKDSRVWHFAHVCAGAVIGHGVSLGQNVFVGNKVTIGNKCKIQNNVSVYDNVHLEDEVFCGPSMVFTNVYNPRSGVERKDEYRDTLVKKGVTLGANCTIVCGVTIGEYAFIGAGAVINKDVKPFALMVGVPAKQIGWMSTYGEQLDIPLHGDAQVTCSHTGVLYKLSGEDLSLVL; this is encoded by the coding sequence ATGAAAGCATATTATCAGCATGAAAGTGCAATAGTTGACGATGGTGCAATAATAGGTAAAGACTCTAGGGTATGGCACTTTGCACATGTTTGTGCTGGCGCGGTAATTGGTCATGGCGTTTCGTTGGGCCAAAATGTATTCGTTGGCAATAAAGTGACTATTGGAAATAAATGCAAAATACAGAATAATGTTTCTGTGTACGATAATGTGCATTTAGAAGACGAAGTGTTTTGCGGCCCAAGCATGGTTTTTACTAATGTATATAATCCGCGTTCTGGTGTTGAACGTAAAGATGAATATCGGGATACACTGGTTAAAAAAGGCGTTACTTTAGGTGCTAATTGTACCATCGTATGCGGAGTCACAATTGGTGAGTATGCATTCATTGGTGCTGGTGCTGTTATTAATAAAGACGTTAAACCTTTTGCGCTAATGGTTGGTGTCCCTGCAAAGCAGATTGGTTGGATGAGCACATATGGCGAACAGCTTGATATTCCTCTTCATGGGGATGCGCAAGTTACATGTTCACATACGGGTGTTTTATATAAGCTTTCAGGTGAAGATTTATCCCTAGTTTTATAA
- a CDS encoding SLBB domain-containing protein has product MKLIFEKTILSFILVFGSYNAIAAEISQAQIEQFKQLSPSQQQAMASSMGIDLSTINRLSDKNVNNKQQNSPTLNELVPIRDSVKNNSVIKDVVTEKQTFETNNLQFSVSAETVELKPFGYDLFAGEPSTFAPVSDVPIPSEYKVGPGDSLAIQLYGKETVSYNLTINRQGNIDIPKLGPVNVAGQSFSEVKDLISSIIQERKIGVKSNISMGELRSIRVFVLGEAYRAASYTLSSLATVTQAIYAAGGINEIGSLRNIQVKRRGKVVATLDLYQLLLAGDTSGDVSLMAGDVVFIPTVGKTVGVKGEVSRPAIYELKSEQNIGEVIKLAGGVTAKAFTKVGKIGRINNSGLRSVVSVNLNIAQNSQVKNGDVIEVSSVLSALEESITVKGHVQRPGVYGWHKNSKLSDILTSINDFKVQPDLEYILITRKNPITGKLSSYSVNFSHYIKKQQQSADFSLQAEDTIYVFNKQRNRSESLTPLLNVLKSQTELAEAAKVISIKGAVRNPGQYPLTVNASVKDLLNAGMGYTQTSELQFALLARKNKQLNTEVFYLDLTKQAALDEPLVALDRLYLFERDQPRHTLLDDLIAELRQQADKTLAQNVVTITGDVHFPGQYPYVVNMTSRELVSLAGGLNESSYLVDADLVRFSHDGIKNAKISHQNIKLTDGFLLQSLDTLHVKRIPEWQDNREINLVGEVVFPGRYTLKKGETLSNVITRAGGLTSEADASSAIFTREALKRQEAEKIAQLQAQLENETAQISLTSDKASNAELAESTSLLSKLNVAEAVGRLVIDLPGILADDNTEDVRLDGGDALYIPKTKESISVIGEVQYATSHLYKAGFDLNDYIDRSGGLKTRADQERIYVIKADGSVRLASNNNWFTNQDKLLAPGDTIVIPLDLEYKDGLTLWSAVTQIIYNSAVAVAAIGSL; this is encoded by the coding sequence ATGAAATTAATATTTGAAAAAACCATCTTAAGTTTTATCCTGGTATTTGGTAGTTATAACGCCATTGCTGCTGAAATTAGCCAAGCACAAATTGAACAATTCAAGCAATTGTCACCTAGCCAGCAACAAGCCATGGCAAGTAGCATGGGCATTGACTTATCAACGATTAATCGTTTAAGTGATAAAAATGTTAATAACAAACAACAAAACTCACCTACTTTAAATGAGCTCGTACCTATTCGTGATAGTGTGAAAAATAATTCTGTAATAAAAGACGTAGTAACAGAAAAACAAACATTTGAAACCAATAACTTACAATTTAGTGTCAGTGCAGAGACCGTTGAACTAAAACCTTTTGGCTATGACTTATTTGCTGGCGAGCCATCAACCTTTGCGCCAGTTTCAGATGTACCTATCCCTTCAGAATATAAAGTTGGTCCAGGCGATAGCTTAGCTATTCAACTTTATGGTAAAGAAACCGTTTCATATAACTTAACAATAAACCGTCAAGGTAATATTGATATACCAAAGTTAGGGCCAGTTAACGTAGCTGGACAAAGTTTTAGTGAAGTAAAAGACTTAATCAGCAGTATTATACAAGAGCGAAAAATAGGTGTTAAAAGCAATATTTCCATGGGCGAATTACGCTCAATTAGAGTATTTGTTTTAGGCGAAGCTTACCGCGCTGCCTCATACACTTTAAGCTCTTTAGCAACGGTTACTCAGGCGATATATGCGGCAGGTGGGATCAACGAAATTGGTTCACTACGCAATATTCAAGTTAAACGTCGTGGCAAAGTTGTGGCAACGCTTGATTTATATCAACTGTTATTAGCGGGTGATACTTCTGGTGATGTTAGCTTAATGGCTGGTGATGTAGTTTTTATTCCTACAGTAGGTAAAACCGTTGGCGTTAAAGGCGAAGTTAGTCGTCCAGCAATTTACGAGCTTAAAAGTGAGCAAAACATTGGTGAGGTTATTAAGTTAGCCGGTGGTGTAACAGCAAAAGCTTTTACCAAAGTAGGTAAAATTGGCCGTATTAACAATAGCGGTTTACGTTCGGTGGTCAGTGTTAATCTCAATATAGCTCAAAACAGTCAAGTTAAAAATGGTGATGTAATTGAAGTAAGCTCGGTATTATCAGCGCTTGAAGAAAGTATTACCGTAAAAGGTCATGTGCAGCGCCCAGGTGTATACGGTTGGCATAAAAATAGCAAATTAAGCGACATACTTACCAGTATTAATGACTTTAAAGTTCAGCCAGATCTTGAATATATATTAATCACCCGTAAAAACCCTATTACAGGAAAGTTAAGTAGTTATAGTGTAAATTTTTCGCATTATATAAAAAAACAACAACAATCGGCTGATTTTTCGCTACAAGCCGAAGACACAATTTACGTCTTTAACAAACAACGCAATCGAAGTGAAAGCTTAACACCATTACTCAATGTGTTAAAATCACAAACCGAATTAGCCGAAGCGGCTAAGGTTATCAGTATCAAGGGCGCAGTACGCAACCCTGGTCAATATCCGTTAACGGTAAATGCTAGTGTTAAAGACTTATTAAATGCAGGAATGGGCTACACACAAACCTCAGAATTACAATTTGCTTTATTAGCAAGAAAAAATAAGCAATTAAACACTGAAGTTTTCTATCTCGATTTAACTAAGCAAGCAGCATTAGATGAACCTTTAGTCGCACTAGATCGGCTATATTTGTTTGAGCGAGATCAGCCTCGCCATACGTTATTAGATGACTTAATTGCTGAATTACGCCAACAAGCAGATAAAACTTTAGCGCAAAACGTGGTAACTATTACTGGCGATGTACATTTTCCAGGCCAATACCCGTATGTTGTTAATATGACCAGTCGTGAGTTAGTCAGCTTAGCGGGGGGCTTAAATGAATCAAGCTATTTAGTTGACGCAGATTTAGTGCGTTTTAGTCATGATGGCATAAAAAATGCGAAAATCAGCCATCAGAATATTAAACTCACTGATGGTTTTTTACTGCAATCACTAGATACCCTACATGTTAAACGTATACCTGAATGGCAAGATAACCGTGAAATCAACTTAGTAGGCGAGGTAGTTTTCCCAGGCCGATATACCCTAAAAAAAGGTGAAACATTAAGTAATGTTATAACACGTGCGGGTGGCTTAACTTCTGAAGCAGATGCAAGCTCGGCTATTTTTACTCGCGAAGCGTTAAAAAGGCAAGAAGCCGAGAAAATAGCACAACTACAAGCGCAACTTGAAAATGAAACAGCACAAATAAGCTTAACTAGTGATAAAGCAAGCAATGCTGAACTTGCAGAGTCGACTAGTTTGCTAAGTAAGTTAAACGTAGCTGAGGCGGTGGGGCGTTTAGTTATTGATTTACCCGGCATATTAGCAGATGACAATACTGAAGATGTTCGCTTAGACGGCGGTGACGCTTTGTATATTCCAAAAACAAAAGAGTCAATAAGTGTGATAGGTGAAGTGCAATATGCCACATCACATCTGTATAAAGCTGGCTTTGATCTAAATGATTATATCGACCGTTCAGGTGGTTTAAAAACTCGTGCTGATCAAGAACGAATTTATGTTATTAAAGCCGATGGTTCAGTAAGGCTAGCAAGCAACAATAATTGGTTTACAAATCAAGATAAGCTTTTAGCTCCAGGCGATACTATCGTTATACCGCTAGATCTAGAGTACAAAGATGGTTTAACGCTTTGGTCAGCAGTTACACAAATAATCTATAATTCAGCGGTTGCAGTTGCGGCAATTGGTAGCTTATAA
- the wecA gene encoding UDP-N-acetylglucosamine--undecaprenyl-phosphate N-acetylglucosaminephosphotransferase, which translates to MLVAALTAFCFAFLAIKLFKPIAIDVGLVDKPNARKRHDGQVPLIGGISIFAAVLAASLLWLPNTLELRMYLIASAMMVFIGALDDKYDLKVRIRIVGQIIIASLMIYGVGDYIANLGNLFGMGDIELGPAGIIFTYFAIIVVINAYNMVDGIDGLIGSLSLNTFTAIAILFLMSGNYGYLSYPLILATATLPYLMFNLGFFKIYNKKIFMGDAGSMFIGLSVIWLLSIGTQGDSASFRPVTALWICAIPLMDMLAIVMRRYRKGKSPFKPDRDHLHHILQRAGLSSRQTLVVISIFAALMSLIGVLGEYFQVPESIALILFVLIFILYNKYARHFSWKYDE; encoded by the coding sequence ATGCTAGTCGCTGCCTTAACCGCCTTTTGCTTTGCTTTTTTAGCGATAAAGTTATTTAAGCCAATTGCCATAGATGTAGGTTTAGTTGACAAACCTAATGCGCGTAAACGCCACGACGGTCAAGTACCCCTTATTGGTGGCATATCAATATTTGCTGCTGTGCTTGCGGCAAGTCTGCTTTGGTTACCGAATACATTAGAATTACGTATGTACTTGATCGCTTCAGCGATGATGGTATTTATAGGTGCGCTTGATGATAAATACGACTTAAAAGTGCGTATTCGAATCGTTGGGCAAATTATTATCGCTAGTTTAATGATCTACGGCGTTGGTGATTATATCGCTAACTTAGGCAACTTATTTGGTATGGGTGATATAGAGTTAGGCCCTGCGGGGATTATATTTACCTACTTTGCTATTATTGTCGTGATTAATGCTTATAACATGGTTGATGGCATTGACGGGTTAATTGGAAGCTTGAGCTTAAATACTTTTACCGCAATAGCAATATTATTTTTAATGAGCGGCAATTACGGTTATTTAAGTTACCCGTTAATTTTAGCAACGGCAACATTGCCTTATTTAATGTTCAATCTGGGCTTTTTTAAAATATATAACAAAAAGATATTTATGGGCGATGCCGGAAGTATGTTTATCGGCCTAAGTGTTATTTGGCTATTAAGCATAGGTACCCAAGGCGATAGTGCATCGTTTAGACCTGTAACCGCACTATGGATATGTGCCATACCCTTAATGGATATGCTGGCGATAGTTATGCGCCGCTATCGTAAAGGTAAATCGCCCTTTAAGCCAGACCGAGATCACTTACATCATATATTACAACGTGCAGGACTCTCTTCACGGCAAACCTTAGTGGTTATTTCAATATTTGCAGCACTGATGTCATTAATTGGTGTGCTCGGCGAATATTTTCAAGTGCCCGAAAGTATAGCGTTAATATTGTTTGTGCTGATATTTATTCTTTATAATAAATACGCTCGACACTTTAGTTGGAAGTATGACGAGTAA
- a CDS encoding acyltransferase, with protein MSADIYIDPTANVSPDAKIGAGTKVWINTQIRENTSIGTNCILSKDVYIDAGVTIGNGCKIQNSVSVYQGVTIENDVFVGPNVCFTNDKVPRAFNSDWRITKTLVKTGASLGANATIVCGITLGEYSMVAAGSVVTKDVPPYSLVVGNPARVVAKIDKAGNKLT; from the coding sequence ATGTCAGCAGATATCTATATAGATCCGACAGCGAATGTTAGCCCTGATGCAAAAATTGGCGCAGGTACTAAGGTTTGGATCAATACTCAAATTAGAGAAAATACGTCTATCGGTACCAATTGTATACTGTCGAAAGACGTATATATTGATGCAGGCGTAACTATAGGTAATGGCTGTAAAATACAGAACTCAGTGTCTGTATATCAAGGCGTGACTATAGAAAACGATGTATTTGTTGGGCCTAATGTATGCTTTACCAATGATAAGGTGCCAAGAGCCTTTAATTCAGACTGGAGAATCACTAAAACTTTGGTCAAGACTGGCGCCAGTTTAGGCGCTAATGCAACTATTGTTTGCGGTATCACTTTAGGTGAGTACTCGATGGTGGCAGCAGGCTCAGTAGTTACTAAAGATGTGCCTCCATATAGTCTGGTAGTTGGTAATCCAGCAAGAGTAGTTGCAAAAATAGATAAAGCTGGTAATAAATTAACTTAA
- a CDS encoding NAD-dependent epimerase/dehydratase family protein, which yields MFRDSYVGKVVLVTGGAGFIGSHLVDRLIADGAKQVIIVDNLFIGSEDNIVDAVAKGAVFYNEDIEYKESLEYIFDVHNVDVVFNLATKALNYSFVNPANAFTTNVTGTVNLLELQRKGKFKSLCHFSTSEVYGSAIYEPMDEAHPKVPTTTYAAGKAAADLAVESYVNMFNVDAFIVRPFNNYGPRQNHKGYLAGIIPITAWRIHNDIAPEIHGEGNQSRDFIYVSDTVDAVVKLFTVMPVGESVNISTDNQCKVKDLLQKILTHYNYQGELVKKEARGADVLGHNASNEKVKSLIEYNLTPFDVGLANTLDWYQAKFSG from the coding sequence ATGTTTAGAGATAGTTATGTTGGAAAGGTTGTTTTAGTTACCGGTGGCGCAGGCTTTATCGGCAGTCATTTAGTTGATCGCTTAATCGCAGATGGCGCAAAACAAGTTATTATCGTAGATAATTTATTTATAGGCTCTGAAGATAATATTGTTGATGCGGTTGCTAAGGGTGCTGTTTTTTACAACGAAGATATAGAGTATAAAGAAAGCTTAGAATATATATTTGACGTGCATAATGTCGATGTAGTTTTTAACCTTGCGACTAAAGCGTTAAATTATTCATTTGTAAACCCAGCCAATGCTTTCACAACCAATGTTACTGGTACGGTAAATTTGCTTGAACTTCAAAGAAAAGGGAAGTTTAAATCATTATGTCACTTTTCTACCTCGGAAGTGTACGGCAGTGCTATTTATGAGCCTATGGATGAAGCTCACCCTAAAGTACCAACTACAACTTATGCGGCTGGTAAAGCAGCTGCGGATCTCGCTGTAGAAAGCTATGTCAATATGTTTAATGTAGATGCTTTTATAGTAAGGCCGTTTAATAACTACGGCCCGAGACAAAATCATAAAGGATATCTAGCTGGTATTATTCCAATTACCGCATGGCGTATTCATAATGACATTGCCCCGGAGATACATGGCGAAGGTAATCAAAGTCGCGATTTTATTTATGTTAGTGATACTGTTGATGCCGTTGTTAAGTTATTTACCGTTATGCCAGTAGGTGAAAGTGTCAATATTTCAACAGATAATCAGTGTAAAGTTAAAGATTTATTACAGAAAATACTTACTCACTATAACTATCAAGGCGAGTTAGTTAAAAAAGAAGCTCGTGGTGCAGATGTACTTGGGCATAACGCCAGCAATGAAAAGGTTAAAAGTCTTATAGAGTACAATTTAACACCTTTCGATGTTGGCTTAGCAAACACGCTAGATTGGTATCAAGCAAAGTTTTCAGGTTAA